In Mobula hypostoma chromosome 11, sMobHyp1.1, whole genome shotgun sequence, the following are encoded in one genomic region:
- the LOC134353890 gene encoding uncharacterized protein LOC134353890, which yields MGLGAVDDQDVICVLSCSTRSMMLAETAFLTVGPSIGLVRSIRRSLSSHAGIDNSLSHRGFETRRLPSPGLAGLLKPLPGVWPLSHANSYREPQGHAQSGFDGDSRKKHRGTPGVTPEMPALLLLLLCNQESPEEKALDPWLCLLPVARAGVEALSRDGAWCSVSESWSEARSFQMDSESDCGRMLPVCCIGKLAALEVHRLREMMGLSRGFETFTVPWSVPIK from the exons atgggactaggcgcagtggatgaccaggacgtcatctgtgtcttgtcctgctctacacgttccatgatgcttgcagagaccgccttcttgaccgttggaccttccattggtctcgtccgctcaatccgccggagtctgtcttcacatgctgggatagacaactccctatctcaccgagggtttgagacccgtcggctaccctcacctggtttagccggcttgttgaagccgttgcccggggtgtggccgctgtcgcatgcaaacagctacagggagccacag ggccatgcacaatccggatttgatggagacagccgtaagaagcacagaggaacacctggagtaactcctgaaatgcctgctttgctgctgctgctactgtgcaatcaagaatctcccgAGGAGAAGGCCCtagatccttggctttgcctattgcctgttgccagggccggggtcgaagcgctcagcagagatggtgcttggtgctcggtgtcggagagctggtcggaggctcgaagttttcagatggactcggagtcggactgtggtcggatgcttccagtatgctgcattggcaagttggcggcactggaggttcaccgtctgcgtgagatgatggggctttcaagaggctttgagacttttaccgtgccatggtctgttcctaTCAAAtga